The proteins below come from a single Microtus ochrogaster isolate Prairie Vole_2 chromosome 8, MicOch1.0, whole genome shotgun sequence genomic window:
- the Hmx3 gene encoding homeobox protein HMX3, producing the protein MPEPGPDASGTASAPPPQPPPQPPAPKESPFSIRNLLNGDHHRPPPKPQPPPRTLFAPASAAAAAAAAAAAAAKGALEGAASFALSQVGDLAFPRFEIPAQRFALPAHYLERSPAWWYPYTLTPAGGHLPRPEASEKALLRDSSPASGTDRDSPEPLLKADPDHKELDSKSPDEIILEESDSEEGKKEGEAVPGTAGTTVGTTAATPGSEDWKAGAESPEKKPACRKKKTRTVFSRSQVFQLESTFDMKRYLSSSERAGLAASLHLTETQVKIWFQNRRNKWKRQLAAELEAANLSHAAAQRIVRVPILYHENSAAEGAAAAAGAPVPVSQPLLTFPHPVYYSHPVVSSVPLLRPV; encoded by the exons ATGCCGGAGCCCGGGCCGGACGCCTCGGGCACTGCCAGCGCGCCGCCCCCGCAGCCGCCACCCCAGCCTCCCGCGCCCAAGGAATCCCCGTTCTCCATCAGGAACCTGCTCAACGGAGACCACCACCGGCCGCCCCCGAAACCTCAGCCTCCCCCACGAACGCTCTTCGCGCCGGCCTCTGCAGCCGCCGCCGCGGCCGCCGCGGCCGCCGCCGCAGCCAAAGGTGCCCTGGAGGGTGCCGCCAGCTTTGCGCTCTCGCAGGTGGGCGACCTGGCTTTCCCCCGCTTTGAGATCCCAGCGCAGAGGTTTGCCCTGCCCGCGCACTACCTGGAGCGCTCCCCGGCCTGGTGGTACCCCTACACCCTGACCCCCGCCGGCGGCCACCTCCCGCGACCAGAAG CCTCGGAGAAGGCCCTCCTGCGAGACTCCTCCCCTGCGTCCGGCACCGACCGCGACTCCCCGGAGCCTCTGCTCAAGGCTGACCCCGACCACAAGGAACTGGACTCCAAGAGCCCGGACGAGATCATTCTGGAAGAGAGCGATTCAGAGGAAGGCAAAAAAGAAGGCGAGGCGGTGCCGGGCACGGCCGGGACAACTGTAGGGACGACTGCGGCGACACCCGGCTCAGAGGACTGGAAGGCGGGCGCCGAGAGCCCCGAGAAGAAGCCCGCGTGCCGCAAGAAGAAGACGCGCACCGTCTTCTCGCGCAGCCAGGTCTTCCAGCTCGAATCCACCTTCGACATGAAACGTTATCTCAGCAGCTCGGAGCGCGCCGGCCTGGCCGCGTCGCTTCACCTCACTGAGACGCAGGTCAAGATCTGGTTCCAGAATCGTCGCAACAAGTGGAAGCGACAGCTGGCGGCCGAGCTGGAGGCCGCCAACCTGAGCCATGCCGCCGCGCAGCGCATCGTGCGCGTGCCCATCCTTTACCACGAGAACTCTGCCGCGGAGGGTGCGGCTGCGGCCGCAGGGGCCCCGGTGCCGGTCAGCCAGCCGCTGCTCACCTTCCCGCACCCAGTCTACTACTCGCACCCTGTGGTCTCGTCTGTGCCGCTGCTACGGCCGGTGTGA